Proteins from a single region of Budorcas taxicolor isolate Tak-1 chromosome 11, Takin1.1, whole genome shotgun sequence:
- the EMX1 gene encoding homeobox protein EMX1: MCLAGCTPRTAAAPGRGALPRARVPRSALAAATMFQPTAKRGFTIESLVAKDGGTGGGTGGGGAGSHPLAAAASEEPLRPTALNYPHPSTAEAAFVSGFPAAAGAGRSLYGGPELVFPEAMNHHALTVHPAHQLGASPLQPPHSFFGAQHRDPLHFYPWVLRNRFFGHRFQASDVPQDGLLLHGPFARKPKRIRTAFSPSQLLRLERAFEKNHYVVGAERKQLAGSLSLSETQVKVWFQNRRTKYKRQKLEEEGPESEQKKKGSHHINRWRIATKQANGEDIDVTSND; this comes from the exons atgtgcctggCTGGGTGCACACCCCGCACGGCGGCGGCGCCAGGACGCGGAGCGCTCCCCAGAGCCCGGGTGCCTCGCTCGGCTCTGGCGGCCGCGACCATGTTCCAGCCCACAGCCAAGCGCGGCTTTACCATCGAGTCTTTGGTGGCCAAGGACGGCGGCACTGGAGGGGGCACTGGCGGCGGGGGCGCAGGCTCCCATCCCCTGGCGGCGGCCGCCTCGGAGGAGCCGCTCCGGCCCACGGCGCTCAATTATCCTCACCCCAGCACAGCCGAAGCGGCCTTCGTGAGCGGCTTCCCCGCCGCCGCGGGCGCCGGCCGCTCGCTCTACGGCGGTCCCGAGCTCGTATTCCCCGAGGCCATGAACCACCACGCGCTGACCGTGCACCCGGCGCACCAGCTGGGCGCCTCCCCGCTGCAGCCCCCGCACTCCTTCTTCGGCGCCCAGCACCGGGACCCTCTGCACTTCTATCCCTGGGTGCTGCGGAACCGCTTCTTCGGCCACCGTTTTCAGG CGAGCGACGTGCCCCAGGACGGGCTGCTTCTGCACGGCCCCTTCGCGCGCAAGCCCAAGCGGATCCGCACGGCCTTCTCGCCCTCGCAGCTGCTGCGACTGGAGCGTGCCTTCGAGAAGAACCACTACGTGGTGGGCGCCGAGCGGAAGCAGCTGGCCGGCAGCCTCAGCCTCTCCGAGACGCAG GTGAAGGTGTGGTTCCAGAACCGGAGGACAAAGTACAAGCGGCAGaagctggaggaggaagggccCGAGTCGGAGCAGAAGAAGAAGGGCTCCCATCACATCAACCGGTGGCGCATTGCCACGAAGCAGGCCAACGGGGAGGACATCGACGTCACCTCCAATGACTAG